The Pan troglodytes isolate AG18354 chromosome 8, NHGRI_mPanTro3-v2.0_pri, whole genome shotgun sequence genome window below encodes:
- the ZSWIM8 gene encoding zinc finger SWIM domain-containing protein 8 isoform X18: MPGYNASAVCLRAPVSESLSRLQRDQLQKFAQYLISELPQQILPTAQRLLDELLSSQSTAINTVCGAPDPTAGPSASDQSTWYLDESTLTDNIKKTLHKFCGPSPVVFSDVNSMYLSSTEPPAAAEWACLLRPLRGREPEGVWNLLSIVREMFKRRDSNAAPLLEILTDQCLTYEQITGWWYSVRTSASHSSASGHTGRSNGQSEVAAHACASMCDEMVTLWRLAVLDPALSPQRRRELCTQLRQWQLKVIENVKRGQHKKTLERLFPGFRPAVEACYFNWEEAYPLPGVTYSGTDRKLALCWARALPSRPGASRSGGLEESRDRPRPLPTEPAVRPKEPGTKRKGLGEGVPSSQRGPRRLSAEGGDKALHKMGPGGGKAKALGGAGSGSKGSAGGGSKRRLSSEDSSLEPDLAEMSLDDSSLALGAEASTFEGFPESPPPCPLHGGSRGPSTFLPEPPDTYEEDGGVYFSEGPEPPTASVGPPGLLPGDVCTQDDLPSTDESGNGLPKTKEAAPAVGEEDDDYQAYYLNAQDGAGGEEEKAEGGAGEEHDLFAGLKPLEQESRMEVLFACAEALHAHGYSSEASRLTVELAQDLLANPPDLKVEPPPAKGKKNKVSTSRQTWVATNTLSKAAFLLTVLSERPEHHNLAFRVGMFALELQRPPASTKALEVKLAYQESEVAALLKKIPLGPSEMSTMRCRAEELREGTLCDYRPVLPLMLASFIFDVLCAPVVSPTGSRPPSRNWNSETPGDEELGFEAAVAALGMKTTVSEAEHPLLCEGTRREKGDLALALMITYKDDQAKLKKILDKLLDRESQTHKPQTLSSFYSSSRPTTASQRSPSKHGGPSAPGALQPLTSGSAGPAQPGSVAGAGPGPTEGFTEKNVPESSPHSPCEGLPSEAALTPRPEGKVPSRLALGSRGGYNGRGWGSPGRPKKKHTGMASIDSSAPETTSDSSPTLSRRPLRGGWAPTSWGRGQDSDSISSSSSDSLGSSSSSGSRRASASGGARAKTVEVGRYKGRRPESHAPHVPNQPSEAAAHFYFELAKTVLIKAGGNSSTSIFTHPSSSGGHQGPHRNLHLCAFEIGLYALGLHNFVSPNWLSRTYSSHVSWITGQAMEIGSAALTILVECWDGHLTPPEVASLADRASRARDSNMVRAAAELALSCLPHAHALNPNEIQRALVQCKEQDNLMLEKACMAVEEAAKGGGVYPEVLFEVAHQWFWLYEQTAGGSSTAREGATSCSASGIRAGGEAGRGMPEGRGGPGTEPVTVAAAAVTAAATVVPVISVGSSLYPGPGLGHGHSPGLHPYTALQPHLPCSPQYLTHPAHPAHPMPHMPRPAVFPVPSSAYPQGVHPAFLGAQYPYSVTPPSLAATAVSFPVPSMAPITVHPYHTEPGLPLPTSVACELWGQGTVSSVHPASTFPAIQGASLPALTTQPSPLVSGGFPPPEEETHSQPVNPHSLHHLHAAYRVGMLALEMLGRRAHNDHPNNFSRSPPYTDDVKWLLGLAAKLGDRHGDAAAAESRSCPQPPACPGLPPTGAALPAGIHAVHPPPLDSPDSCGLRRLCECDPECPQRLLPDAHGHDAVQRHPTEPQAQQTDQGAVAAGLTRDGHLLPLSLSPLGSYTGTQACGYGGPSHRGSETWLDRSSSLSSLVAQTDSCSWAVAWGQDVSDPRSLGLGETALSGRGRWVASGIYLAFINI; encoded by the exons ATGCCTGGCTACAAT GCTTCTGCAGTCTGCCTGCGAGCCCCAGTCTCAGAGTCCCTGTCCCGGCTACAGAGGGACCAGCTGCAAAAGTTTGCTCAGTACCTCATCAGTGAGCTCCCTCAGCAG ATCCTCCCCACAGCTCAGCGTCTCCTGGACGAACTCCTGTCTTCCCAGTCAACAGCCATCAATACAGTGTGTGGAGCTCCGG ACCCCACAGCAGGGCCCTCAGCATCGGACCAGAGTACTTGGTATCTGGATGAATCGACACTCACTGACAACATCAAAAAGACACTGCACAAGTTCTGTGGCCCCTCCCCTGTGGTCTTCAG TGATGTGAACTCCATGTATCTGTCTTCCACGGAGCCGCCAGCCGCTGCTGAATGGGCATGTCTGCTGCGCCCTCTGAGGGGCCGTGAGCCAGAGGGCGTCTGGAACCTGCTAAGCATCGTGCGGGAGATGTTCAAGCGGAGGGACAGCAATGCTGCCCCCTTGTTGGAAATCCTCACTGACCAGTGCCTCACCTATGAACAG ATAACAGGTTGGTGGTATAGCGTACGTACCTCAGCCTCACACAGCAGTGCCAGTGGGCACACGGGCCGTAGCAACGGGCAGTCAGAGGTGGCAGCCCATGCCTGTGCCAGCATGTGTGACGAGATGGTCACACTGTGGAGGCTGGCCGTGCTGGACCCTGCACTCAGCCCCCAGCG GCGCCGGGAACTGTGTACGCAGCTGCGGCAGTGGCAACTGAAGGTGATTGAGAACGTCAAGCGGGGCCAACACAAGAAGACGCTGGAGCGGCTCTTCCCTGGCTTCCGGCCAGCGGTGGAGGCCTGCTACTTCAACTGGGAAGAGGCCTACCCACTTCCTGGTGTCACCTACAGCGGCACTGACAGGAAgctggcactgtgctgggcccGGGCCCTGCCCTCTCGGCCAGGTGCCTCCCGCTCTGGGGGCCTGGAGGAATCCCGGGACCGGCCCCGACCCCTTCCTACTGAGCCAGCTGTGCGGCCCAAGGAGCCTGGGACCAAGCGAAAGGGCTTGGGTGAGGGGGTCCCCTCATCACAGCGGGGTCCCCGCCGCCTCTCAGCTGAAGGGGGAGATAAAGCTCTACATAAGATGGGTCCAGGTGGGGGCAAAGCCAAGGCACTGGGTGGGGCTGGCAGTGGGAGCAAGGGCTCAGCAGGTGGCGGAAGCAAGCGACGGCTGAGCAGCGAAGACAGCTCCCTGGAGCCAGACCTGGCTGAGatgagcctggatgacagcagcCTGGCCCTGGGCGCAGAGGCCAGCACCTTCGAGGGATTCCCTGAGAGCCCTCCACCCTGTCCTCTCCACGGTGGCTCCCGAGGCCCTTCCACTTTCCTTCCTGAGCCCCCAGATACTTATGAAGAAGATGGTGGTGTGTACTTCTCGGAAGGGCCTGAGCCTCCCACAGCCTCTGTTGGCCCCCCTGGCCTACTGCCTGGGGATGTCTGTACCCAGGACGACCTCCCTTCTACAGATGAGAGTGGCAATGGGCTTCCCAAAACCAAAGAGGCAGCCCCTGCAGTTGGAGAGGAGGATGATGACTACCAGGCGTACTATCTGAATGCCCAGGATGGGGCTGGGGGCGAGGAAGAGAAGGCCGAGGGCGGGGCTGGGGAGGAGCACGACCTGTTTGCTGGGCTGAAGCCACTGGAACAGGAGAGTCGCATGGAG GTACTGTTTGCCTGTGCTGAGGCCCTGCATGCGCATGGCTATAGCAGTGAGGCCTCCCGTCTCACTGTGGAGCTTGCCCAGGATCTGCTAGCCAACCCACCCGACCTCAAGGTAGAGCCGCCCCCTGCCAAG GGCAAGAAGAACAAGGTATCCACGAGCCGTCAGACCTGGGTGGCTACCAACACCCTGAGCAAGGCGGCCTTCCTGTTGACAGTGCTAAGTGAGCGTCCAGAGCACCACAACCTGGCCTTCCGAGTTGGCATGTTTGCCTTGGAGCTACAGAGGCCTCCAGCTTCTACCAAGGCCTTGGAG GTAAAGCTGGCAtaccaggagtctgaggtggctGCCCTGCTCAAGAAGATCCCTCTGGGTCCAAGCGAGATGAGTACCATGCGGTGCCGGGCAGAGGAACTTCGGGAGGGGACACTCTGTGACTATCGGCCTGTGTTGCCTCTCATGCTGGCCAGTTTCATCTTTGACGTTCTCTGTGCTCCAG TGGTTTCTCCCACAGGTTCCCGGCCCCCAAGTCGCAACTGGAACAGCGAGACACCTGGGGatgaggagctgggatttgaagcaGCAGTTGCTGCCTTGG GCATGAAGACAACAGTGAGTGAGGCAGAACATCCCCTCTTATGTGAAGGCACACGTCGGGAGAAGGGTGACCTGGCATTAGCACTAATGATCACTTACAAGGACGACCAGGCCAAGCTTAAGAAG ATCTTAGACAAACTCTTGGACCGAGAGAGCCAGACACATAAGCCACAGACGCTGAGTTCTTTCTACTCATCTAGCCGCCCAACCACAGCCAGCCAGAGGTCTCCTTCAAAGCACGGGGGCCCATCTGCCCCAGGGGCCCTGCAACCACTGACCTCAGGCTCTGCAGGGCCTGCTCAACCAGGGAGTGTGGCAGGGGCTGGGCCAGGCCCCACTGAGGGCTTCACAGAGAAGAATGTGCCTG AGAGTTCCCCACATTCCCCCTGTGAGGGTCTTCCATCTGAGGCAGCTTTGACCCCAAGGCCAGAAGGGAAGGTTCCTAGCCGCTTGGCACTTGGCAGTCGTGGAGGCTATAATGGACGGGGATGGGGGTCCCCAGGACGGCCTAAGAAGAAGCACACAG GCATGGCCAGCATTGACAGCAGTGCCCCTGAAACAACATCGGATAGTTCCCCCACCTTAAGCCGGAGACCACTTCGAGGGGGCTGGgcccccacctcctggggtcGAGGTCAGGACAGTGACAGCATTAGCAGCTCTTCTTCGGACTCCCTGGGCTCCTCATCCTCCAGTGGAAGTCGCCGGGCCAGTGCCAGTGGAGGAGCCCGGGCGAAGACTGTTGAAGTTGGCAG GTACAAGGGCCGCCGCCCCGAGAGTCATGCCCCTCATGTACCCAATCAGCCATCAGAGGCAGCTGCACACTTCTACTTCGAGCTGGCGAAGACAGTGCTGATCAAGGCAGGGGGCAACAGCAGCACTTCCATTTTCACACATCCATCTTCCTCAGGGGGCCACCAGGGTCCTCACCGCAACCTGCACCTTTGCGCCTTCGAGATTGGGCTTTATGCCCTTGGCCTGCACAACTTTGTTTCTCCCAACTGGCTCTCACGTACTTATTCTTCCCACGTTTCCTGGATTACAG GCCAGGCCATGGAGATAGGCAGCGCAGCCCTGACTATACTGGTAGAATGCTGGGATGGGCACCTGACACCCCCTGAGGTTGCATCCCTGGCTGACAGGGCATCACGGGCAAGAGACTCCAATATGGTGAGGGCGGCAGCAGAGCTGGCCCTGAGCTGCCTGCCTCACGCCCATGCATTGAACCCTAATGAGATCCAGCGGGCCCTGGTGCAGTGCAAGGAACAG GACAACCTGATGTTGGAGAAGGCCTGCATGGCAGTGGAAGAGGCAGCTAAGGGTGGGGGCGTGTACCCTGAAGTGTTGTTTGAGGTTGCTCACCAGTGGTTCTGGCTATATGAGCAAACTGCAGGTGGCTCATCCACAGCCCGTGAAGGGGCTACAAGCTGTAGTGCCAGTGGGATCAGGGCAGGTGGGGAAGCTGGGCGGGGTATGCCTGAGGGCAGAGGGGGCCCAGGGACTGAGCCGGTTACAGTGGCAGCGGCAGCAGTGACAGCAGCAGCCACAGTGGTGCCCGTCATATCGGTGGGGTCTAGTTTATACCCGGGTCCAGGACTGGGGCATGGCCACTCCCCTGGCCTGCACCCCTACACTGCTCTACAGCCCCACCTGCCCTGTAGCCCTCAGTATCTCACTCACCCAGCTCACCCTGCCCACCCCATGCCTCACATGCCCCGGCCTGCCGTCTTCCCTGTGCCCAGCTCTGCATACCCACAG GGTGTTCATCCTGCATTCCTGGGGGCTCAGTACCCTTATTCAGTGACTCCTCCCTCACTTGCTGCCACTGCTGTGTCTTTCCCCGTTCCTTCCATGGCACCCATCACAGTACATCCCTACCACACAGAGCCAGGGCTTCCACTGCCCACCAGTGTGGCCTGTGAGTTGTGGGGCCAGGGAACAG TGAGCAGTGTCCATCCAGCATCCACGTTTCCAGCCATCCAAGGTGCCTCACTGCCTGCCCTGACCACACAGCCCAGCCCTCTGGTGAGCGGAGGTTTTCCACCGCCCGAGGAGGAGACACACAGTCAGCCAGTCAATCCCCACAGCCTGCACCACCTGCATGCTGCCTACCGTGTCG GAATGCTGGCACTGGAGATGCTGGGTCGCCGGGCACACAACGATCACCCCAACAACTTCTCCCGCTCCCCCCCCTACACTGATGATGTCAAATGGTTGCTGGGGCTGGCAGCAAAGCTGG GAGATCGTCATGGAGACGCTGCAGCGGCTGAGTCCCGCTCATGCCCACAACCACCTGCGTGCCCCGGCCTTCCACCAACTGGTGCAGCGCTGCCAGCAGGCATACATGCAG TACATCCACCACCGCTTGATTCACCTGACTCCTGCGGACTACGACGACTTTGTGAATGCGATCCGGAGTGCCCGCAGCGCCTTCTGCCTGACGCCCATGGGCATGATGCAGTTCAACGACATCCTACAGAACCTCAAGCGCAGCAAACAGACCAAGGAGCTGTGGCAGCGGGTCTCACTcgagatggccaccttctccccCTGAGTCTTTCACCCTTAGGGTCCTATACAGGGACCCAGGCCTGTGGCTATGGGGGCCCCTCACACAGGGGGAGTGAAACTTGGCTGGACAGATCATCCTCACTCAGTTCCCTGGTAGCCCAGACTGACAGCTGCTCTTGGGCTGTAGCTTGGGGCCAAGATGTCTCAGACCCTAGAAGCCTAGGGCTGGGGGAGACAGCCCTGTCTGGGAGGGGGCGTTGGGTGGCCTCTGGTATTTATTtggcatttataaatatataa